One window of the Streptomyces sp. NBC_00259 genome contains the following:
- a CDS encoding DUF6247 family protein — MTSQPTEPAGEPLIRMPAKTPAALRVAVARIDPDVLPRFDADWATAMDQARDEYSLLPGRHFTEHWWAWVAVTRWPARAGRLRECEHIVATSDDRAARRAAAAEIGRILADAEAAAA, encoded by the coding sequence ATGACCTCACAGCCCACTGAGCCGGCCGGCGAACCGCTCATCCGCATGCCCGCGAAGACCCCGGCAGCCCTGCGTGTCGCTGTCGCGCGAATCGACCCCGATGTGCTCCCGCGCTTCGATGCCGACTGGGCCACCGCCATGGACCAGGCTCGCGACGAATACAGCCTTCTCCCCGGACGTCACTTCACAGAACACTGGTGGGCCTGGGTGGCCGTTACCCGTTGGCCCGCCCGCGCCGGTCGACTCCGCGAGTGCGAACACATCGTCGCCACCTCCGACGACCGCGCCGCCCGCCGCGCCGCCGCCGCCGAGATCGGCCGCATCCTCGCCGACGCGGAGGCGGCCGCCGCGTGA
- a CDS encoding STAS domain-containing protein: protein MMHLTVSSHRRDGWSVVTVAGELDIASAGLLGNHLEDVGSAHDPVRLIVDLSVLAFCDASGLRVLVDAHDAARRRCGELRLVCPDGMITYLLRITGLIDVIPVHATLSEALAATPSGLSVNRT from the coding sequence ATGATGCACCTGACGGTTTCCTCCCATCGCCGAGACGGCTGGTCGGTCGTCACGGTTGCGGGCGAGCTGGACATCGCGAGCGCCGGCTTGCTGGGTAACCACCTTGAGGACGTCGGCTCGGCTCACGACCCGGTCAGGCTCATCGTGGACCTGTCCGTGCTGGCTTTCTGTGACGCGAGCGGTCTGCGCGTACTGGTGGATGCCCATGACGCCGCCCGCCGACGCTGCGGCGAGCTGCGCCTCGTGTGCCCGGACGGGATGATCACGTATCTGCTGCGGATCACCGGCCTGATCGACGTGATCCCGGTCCACGCCACCCTCTCCGAAGCCCTGGCGGCAACGCCGTCGGGGCTGAGCGTGAACCGGACCTGA
- the hutU gene encoding urocanate hydratase — translation MSGPRPVRAPRGTELSALGWQQEAALRMLQNNLDPEVAEHPDKLVVYGGTGKAARDWRSFDAMVRTLRTLKQDETMLVQSGRPVGVMQTHEWAPRVLIANSNLVGDWANWEEFRRLEALGLTMYGQMTAGSWIYIGTQGILQGTYETFAAVAAKKFDGTLAGTITLTAGLGGMGGAQPLAVTMNDGVAICIDVDPRAIERRIEHRYLDVKADNLAHALQLAVEARDARRPLSIGLLGNAAELLPQMLAESAPIDIVTDQTSAHDPLSYLPVGVDFDDMASYAAKDPAGFTTRARESMARHVEAMVGFMDAGAEVFDYGNSIRGEAQLAGYDRAFAFPGFVPAYIRPLFCEGKGPFRWAALSGEASDIAKTDKAMLDLFPENESLARWIKLAGERVHFQGLPARICWLGYGERDRAGERFNDMVASGELAAPLAIGRDHLDCGSVASPYRETEAMLDGSDAIADWPLLNAMVNVASGASWVSIHHGGGVGMGRSLHAGQVTVADGTKLAGEKIRRVLTNDPGMGVIRHVDAGYDIAESVAGDRGVRIPMREDS, via the coding sequence ATGTCTGGACCCCGCCCGGTCAGGGCACCGCGTGGTACGGAACTGAGCGCCCTTGGATGGCAGCAGGAAGCCGCGCTGCGCATGCTCCAGAACAACCTCGACCCGGAGGTCGCCGAGCACCCCGACAAGCTCGTCGTCTACGGCGGCACCGGAAAGGCCGCCCGCGACTGGCGCTCCTTCGACGCGATGGTGCGCACGCTGCGGACCCTGAAGCAGGACGAGACGATGCTCGTCCAGTCCGGCCGCCCCGTCGGCGTCATGCAGACCCACGAGTGGGCGCCGCGCGTGCTCATCGCCAACTCCAACCTGGTCGGCGACTGGGCGAACTGGGAGGAGTTCCGGCGCCTGGAGGCCCTCGGCCTCACCATGTACGGCCAGATGACCGCCGGCTCCTGGATCTACATCGGCACCCAGGGCATCCTCCAGGGCACGTACGAGACCTTCGCGGCCGTGGCGGCGAAGAAGTTCGACGGCACCCTGGCCGGGACGATCACGCTCACGGCCGGTCTCGGCGGAATGGGCGGCGCCCAGCCGCTCGCCGTGACCATGAACGACGGCGTCGCGATCTGCATCGACGTCGACCCGCGCGCGATCGAGCGCCGGATCGAGCACCGCTACCTGGACGTGAAGGCCGACAACCTCGCCCACGCCCTCCAGCTCGCGGTGGAGGCCCGGGACGCCCGCCGCCCGCTGTCGATCGGCCTGCTCGGCAACGCGGCGGAGCTGCTGCCGCAGATGCTGGCGGAAAGCGCCCCGATCGACATCGTGACCGACCAGACGTCGGCCCACGACCCGCTGTCCTACCTCCCGGTGGGCGTCGACTTCGACGACATGGCGTCCTACGCGGCGAAGGACCCGGCCGGGTTCACGACCCGGGCCCGCGAGTCGATGGCCCGCCATGTGGAAGCCATGGTCGGCTTCATGGACGCGGGCGCCGAGGTCTTCGACTACGGCAACTCCATCCGCGGCGAGGCGCAGCTGGCCGGCTACGACCGGGCGTTCGCGTTCCCCGGCTTCGTACCGGCGTACATCCGGCCCCTCTTCTGCGAGGGCAAGGGCCCCTTCCGCTGGGCGGCGCTGTCGGGCGAGGCGTCGGACATCGCGAAGACCGACAAGGCGATGCTGGACCTCTTCCCCGAGAACGAGTCCCTGGCCCGCTGGATCAAGCTGGCCGGCGAGCGCGTCCACTTCCAGGGCCTCCCGGCGCGCATCTGCTGGCTGGGCTACGGCGAGCGCGACCGCGCGGGCGAGCGCTTCAACGACATGGTGGCCAGCGGCGAGCTGGCGGCCCCGCTGGCCATCGGCCGCGACCACCTCGACTGCGGATCGGTCGCGTCCCCGTACCGCGAGACCGAGGCGATGCTCGACGGCTCGGACGCGATCGCCGACTGGCCGCTGCTCAACGCCATGGTCAATGTCGCCTCCGGCGCCTCGTGGGTGTCCATCCACCACGGCGGCGGCGTCGGCATGGGCCGCTCCCTCCACGCCGGCCAGGTCACGGTCGCCGACGGCACGAAGCTCGCGGGCGAGAAGATCCGCCGCGTGCTGACGAACGACCCGGGCATGGGCGTGATCCGTCACGTGGACGCGGGCTACGACATCGCGGAGTCGGTCGCCGGGGACCGCGGCGTCCGCATCCCGATGCGGGAGGACTCGTGA
- a CDS encoding ATP-binding protein — MNQQIAQPLAAAAQFSVRLSSTRRGARLARLLAAEQLRSWGVSGAASDAAAHVIAELAANAALHGRVSGRDFRLRLSATPHTLRIEVTDTRGDRLPAPQPATPDRESGRGLLLVEALATRWGTRSGPVPCKTVWAEIDLVRPTQPVRPE; from the coding sequence ATGAATCAGCAGATCGCCCAACCCCTTGCCGCTGCGGCCCAGTTCAGCGTCCGGCTCTCCTCCACCCGCCGCGGTGCACGCCTCGCCCGGCTCCTCGCCGCGGAGCAGCTGCGTTCCTGGGGTGTGAGCGGTGCGGCCTCGGACGCCGCCGCCCACGTCATCGCCGAACTGGCCGCCAACGCGGCGCTCCACGGCCGCGTTTCCGGCCGCGACTTCCGCCTGAGGCTGTCCGCGACGCCGCACACGCTCCGTATCGAGGTGACGGACACACGCGGTGACCGCCTCCCCGCTCCCCAACCCGCGACGCCCGACCGCGAGTCGGGCCGCGGGCTGCTCCTCGTCGAGGCGCTCGCCACCCGCTGGGGCACCCGCTCCGGCCCGGTCCCGTGCAAGACGGTCTGGGCGGAGATCGACCTCGTACGGCCCACACAGCCCGTACGGCCGGAGTGA
- a CDS encoding VOC family protein → MLRIGSVVLGVSDVPRAAAFWMKALRYVPREEMEEDWVVLVPAEGAGVQLSLGLSETPAQERPRIHLDLYAGDAADQAAEVERLVSLGARRVDWDLYPADADFVVLADPDGNRFCVIDTGHG, encoded by the coding sequence ATGCTGAGAATCGGATCCGTGGTGCTGGGCGTCTCGGATGTGCCGCGTGCTGCCGCGTTCTGGATGAAGGCGCTGCGATACGTCCCGCGCGAGGAGATGGAAGAGGACTGGGTGGTGCTCGTACCGGCGGAAGGGGCCGGGGTCCAGCTGTCGCTCGGCCTGAGCGAGACGCCGGCACAGGAGCGTCCGCGGATCCATCTGGACCTGTACGCGGGGGACGCGGCCGATCAGGCCGCCGAGGTCGAGCGGCTGGTGTCCCTGGGCGCTCGGCGCGTCGACTGGGACCTCTACCCGGCCGACGCCGACTTCGTCGTACTCGCCGATCCCGACGGCAACCGCTTCTGCGTCATCGACACCGGCCACGGCTGA
- a CDS encoding diaminopimelate decarboxylase: MAHLASDRRDQAVRAAVEQGLLNGSEPVTALLDIAGIRASAAALTAAFAEITDAPVLHAFAVKAGPLVPVLRLLDSEGIGAEVASPGELALARAAGIRPENIVLDSPAKTLPELREALGLGIAVNADNLQELDRIDDLVGREPSRSPLGLRVNAQIGAGAIGALSTATKTSKFGVALRDEGARERVVRACLDRPWLTRLHTHSGSQGLTLELMAKGVRAVYELAEEINAAAGRQQIDTIDIGGGLSVNFTSDEETPTFAMYARTLREEVPGLFDGRYGLVTEFGRSLLAKHGTVLTRVEYTKTTGARPIAVTHAGVQIATRTIYDPVSWPLRIAVYDAKGVPRTGDAVVQDIAGPACFAGDLLAEARALPLLEPGDVVPALDTGAYYFSSHYAYNSLARPGIHGFRADGDGIGFVTVRAAQSLEEIVTEAGGGSADALL, from the coding sequence ATGGCTCATCTGGCTTCAGACCGTCGTGATCAGGCCGTCCGAGCGGCCGTGGAACAAGGCCTTCTCAACGGGAGCGAGCCCGTCACCGCCCTGCTCGACATCGCCGGGATCCGCGCCTCCGCCGCCGCGCTCACGGCCGCCTTCGCCGAGATCACCGACGCCCCCGTCCTGCACGCCTTCGCCGTCAAGGCCGGCCCGCTGGTGCCGGTGCTGCGCCTGCTGGACTCGGAGGGCATCGGCGCGGAGGTCGCCAGCCCAGGCGAGCTGGCACTGGCCCGCGCCGCCGGCATCCGGCCGGAGAACATCGTCCTCGACTCCCCCGCCAAGACCCTCCCCGAACTGCGTGAGGCACTCGGCCTCGGGATCGCCGTCAACGCCGACAACCTCCAGGAACTCGACCGGATCGACGACCTGGTCGGCCGGGAACCCAGTCGCTCCCCGCTCGGTCTGCGGGTCAACGCCCAGATCGGCGCGGGCGCGATCGGGGCGCTGTCGACCGCCACGAAGACCTCGAAGTTCGGCGTCGCGCTGCGCGACGAGGGCGCCCGCGAGCGGGTCGTCCGGGCCTGTCTCGACCGGCCGTGGCTGACCCGGCTGCACACCCACTCCGGCTCGCAGGGACTGACCCTGGAACTGATGGCCAAGGGCGTACGGGCCGTGTACGAGCTGGCCGAGGAGATCAACGCGGCCGCCGGGCGGCAGCAGATCGACACGATCGACATCGGCGGCGGGCTTTCGGTCAACTTCACCTCCGACGAGGAGACCCCGACCTTCGCCATGTACGCCCGGACCCTGCGGGAGGAGGTCCCCGGACTGTTCGACGGGCGGTACGGGCTGGTCACCGAGTTCGGCAGGTCGCTGCTGGCCAAGCACGGCACGGTCCTCACCCGGGTCGAGTACACGAAGACCACCGGCGCCCGGCCCATCGCCGTCACCCATGCGGGCGTCCAGATCGCCACCCGCACCATCTACGACCCCGTCTCATGGCCGCTGCGGATCGCGGTGTACGACGCGAAGGGCGTGCCCAGGACCGGTGACGCCGTCGTGCAGGACATCGCGGGTCCTGCCTGCTTCGCGGGCGACCTGCTGGCCGAGGCGCGGGCGCTGCCGCTGCTGGAGCCGGGCGACGTGGTCCCGGCACTGGACACCGGCGCGTACTACTTCAGCAGCCACTACGCGTACAACAGCCTCGCCAGGCCCGGGATCCACGGCTTCCGGGCCGACGGGGACGGGATCGGGTTCGTGACGGTCCGGGCCGCGCAGAGCCTGGAGGAGATCGTCACGGAGGCGGGCGGCGGCTCGGCGGACGCGCTGCTGTAG
- a CDS encoding formimidoylglutamate deiminase has translation MQLTTYWLEHAWLGTHVEPGVALDVRDGRITAVRTGAETPPPGAEVLRGLTVPGLANAHSHAFHRALRGLVQVGSGTFWTWRDFMYKVAARLTPESYHALARAVYAEMALAGITAVGEFHYVHHAPDGTPYADPNAMGEALIAAAADAGIRITLLDTAYLSAGFGEPPTAHQRRFSDGTADAWAQRVSLLKDQEWARIGAAIHSVRAVPAAQLSTVAEWAASREAPLHVHLSEQTAENDACLAAHGCTPARLLADNGVLGPRTTGVHNTHLTDDDIALLGGSTTGTCMCPTTERDLADGIGPAHALQRAGSPLSLGSDSHAVIDLLEEARAMELNERLRSRTRGHWTAAALLRAATEDGHASLGWPDAGRLEAGALADFTTVALDTVRTAGPLPRLGAETAVFAATSADIRHTVVAGRHVVRDGVHTLVQDVPSALTEAIAALRG, from the coding sequence GTGCAGCTGACGACGTACTGGCTGGAACACGCCTGGCTCGGCACCCATGTCGAGCCCGGAGTGGCGCTGGACGTGCGCGACGGCCGGATCACGGCGGTCCGGACCGGGGCCGAGACCCCGCCGCCTGGCGCCGAGGTGCTGCGCGGTCTCACCGTCCCCGGTCTCGCGAACGCCCACAGCCACGCCTTCCACCGGGCCCTGCGCGGCCTCGTCCAGGTCGGCTCGGGGACGTTCTGGACCTGGCGCGACTTCATGTACAAGGTGGCTGCGCGGCTGACGCCGGAGTCGTACCACGCGCTGGCGCGGGCGGTGTACGCGGAGATGGCGCTGGCCGGGATCACGGCGGTGGGCGAGTTCCACTACGTCCACCACGCCCCGGACGGCACGCCGTACGCCGACCCCAACGCCATGGGCGAGGCGCTGATCGCCGCGGCGGCGGACGCGGGCATCCGGATCACGCTGCTCGACACGGCGTATCTGTCGGCGGGCTTCGGCGAACCTCCCACGGCGCACCAGCGCCGCTTCTCCGACGGCACGGCCGACGCGTGGGCGCAGCGGGTGTCGCTCCTCAAGGACCAGGAGTGGGCGCGCATCGGTGCGGCGATCCACTCCGTACGGGCCGTCCCGGCGGCGCAGCTGTCGACGGTGGCCGAGTGGGCGGCGTCCCGTGAGGCGCCCCTCCATGTGCACCTCTCCGAGCAGACCGCCGAGAACGACGCCTGCCTCGCCGCCCACGGCTGCACCCCGGCACGGCTGCTCGCCGACAACGGTGTGCTGGGCCCGCGCACGACCGGCGTCCACAACACGCATCTCACGGACGACGACATCGCGCTGCTCGGCGGCAGCACGACCGGCACCTGTATGTGCCCCACGACCGAACGGGACCTGGCCGACGGCATCGGCCCCGCGCACGCCCTCCAGCGCGCGGGTTCCCCGCTCTCCCTCGGCAGCGACAGCCACGCGGTGATCGACCTCCTGGAGGAGGCGCGCGCGATGGAACTGAACGAGCGCCTGCGCAGCCGCACCCGCGGCCACTGGACGGCGGCGGCACTGCTGCGCGCCGCCACGGAGGACGGCCACGCGTCCCTGGGCTGGCCCGACGCGGGCCGCCTGGAAGCGGGCGCCCTCGCCGACTTCACCACGGTGGCCCTCGACACGGTCCGCACGGCGGGCCCGCTGCCGAGGCTGGGCGCGGAGACGGCGGTCTTCGCGGCCACGTCGGCGGACATCCGCCACACGGTCGTCGCAGGCCGGCACGTCGTGCGGGACGGGGTGCACACCCTGGTCCAGGACGTCCCGTCGGCCCTGACGGAGGCGATCGCGGCGCTGCGGGGGTGA
- a CDS encoding SRPBCC family protein, producing the protein MTSSSVVVERRVAAPAGRIWEALTDLEGSQRVLSGVERIEVLTEGGFGVGTRWRETRRMLGKEATEEMYVTVSEPPERFVVEADNHGAHYVSEFALRADGPETTTVRMTFSATPPGGFMGLLTKVLGPLGERAVAKAIARDLADVAAAVEGRGG; encoded by the coding sequence ATGACCAGCAGCAGCGTCGTCGTCGAGCGCCGCGTCGCCGCGCCCGCCGGGCGGATCTGGGAGGCCCTGACCGACCTGGAGGGCTCGCAGCGCGTGCTCAGCGGGGTGGAGCGGATCGAGGTCCTCACGGAGGGCGGCTTCGGCGTCGGCACCCGGTGGCGCGAGACCAGACGGATGCTCGGCAAGGAAGCCACCGAGGAGATGTACGTGACGGTGAGCGAGCCGCCGGAGCGCTTCGTCGTCGAGGCCGACAACCACGGCGCCCACTATGTGTCCGAGTTCGCGCTGCGCGCCGACGGGCCCGAGACGACCACGGTGCGGATGACGTTCTCCGCCACGCCTCCCGGGGGCTTCATGGGCCTGCTCACCAAGGTGCTCGGGCCGCTCGGCGAGCGTGCCGTGGCCAAGGCCATCGCGCGGGACCTCGCCGATGTCGCGGCCGCCGTGGAGGGCCGCGGCGGCTGA
- a CDS encoding allantoate amidohydrolase translates to MWADLATIGRNADSGGYRRYAWTGADADCRTWFQEQAAARGLTCETDRNGNQWAWLGDPSAGDAVVTGSHLDSVPDGGAFDGPLGVVSSFAALDELRRRGATFTKPIAITNFGDEEGARFGLACVGSRLTAGRLTKAQAYELRDGDGVSLPQAMEATGYDPDAIGPDPERLARIGAFVELHVEQGRALDLSGDPVGIASAIWPHGRWRFDFRGEANHAGTTRLADRRDPMLTYAETVLAARREAELAGAVATFGKVSVEPNGVNAIPSLVRGWLDSRAPEQSALDVVTAAIEAAAREHAERNGIDLTVVRESFTPVVEFEHALRDELGKILGGRAPLLGTGAGHDAGILSESIPTAMLFVRNPTGVSHSPAEYAAEDDCLAGVIALADVLEGLACS, encoded by the coding sequence ATGTGGGCGGACCTCGCGACCATCGGGCGCAACGCCGACTCGGGCGGCTACCGCCGCTATGCCTGGACCGGCGCCGACGCCGACTGCCGCACCTGGTTCCAGGAGCAGGCCGCGGCCCGCGGCCTCACCTGCGAGACCGACCGCAACGGCAACCAGTGGGCCTGGCTCGGCGACCCTTCGGCAGGTGACGCCGTCGTCACCGGCTCCCACCTGGACTCCGTGCCCGACGGCGGCGCCTTCGACGGCCCCCTCGGCGTCGTGTCCTCCTTCGCCGCGCTCGACGAACTCCGCCGCAGGGGAGCGACGTTCACCAAGCCCATCGCCATCACCAACTTCGGCGACGAGGAGGGCGCACGCTTCGGCCTCGCCTGCGTCGGCTCCCGGCTCACCGCCGGCCGGCTGACCAAGGCGCAGGCGTACGAACTCCGGGACGGGGACGGTGTGAGCCTCCCCCAGGCCATGGAGGCGACCGGCTACGACCCCGACGCCATCGGCCCCGACCCCGAACGCCTCGCCCGCATCGGCGCGTTCGTCGAACTCCACGTCGAACAGGGCCGTGCCCTCGACCTGTCCGGCGACCCCGTCGGCATCGCGAGCGCCATCTGGCCCCACGGCCGCTGGCGGTTCGACTTCCGCGGCGAGGCCAACCACGCCGGCACCACCCGTCTCGCGGACCGCCGCGACCCGATGCTGACGTACGCCGAGACCGTCCTCGCCGCCCGCCGCGAGGCGGAGCTGGCGGGCGCCGTCGCGACCTTCGGCAAGGTCTCCGTCGAGCCGAACGGCGTCAACGCCATCCCGTCGCTCGTCCGCGGCTGGCTCGACTCGCGCGCGCCGGAACAGTCGGCCCTGGACGTCGTCACGGCCGCGATCGAGGCGGCCGCCCGCGAGCACGCCGAACGCAACGGCATCGACCTCACCGTCGTACGGGAGTCGTTCACGCCCGTCGTCGAGTTCGAGCACGCGCTGCGCGACGAGCTCGGCAAGATCCTCGGCGGACGGGCCCCGCTGCTCGGCACCGGCGCGGGACACGACGCGGGAATCCTCTCGGAGTCCATCCCGACCGCCATGCTGTTCGTACGGAATCCGACGGGTGTCTCGCACTCCCCGGCCGAGTACGCGGCCGAGGACGACTGCCTCGCCGGGGTCATCGCACTGGCCGACGTACTGGAGGGACTCGCGTGCAGCTGA
- a CDS encoding helix-turn-helix domain-containing protein, with protein MDRVTDVNGGVDEPGWDVDPDDEIAPVVEMAGGQLRLWREGAGLRVAEFGQRIGYSEDLIRKVERGARIPRPEYLDKVDQVLGAGGKVAAMKKMLAEARYPKKVRELAKLEAQAVERSAYGSHNLHGLLQTEEYARALIETRRPAYSSDEVERMVAARIARHSIFERSSAPELSFVQEEVTLRRPIGGKMVLRRQLERLLEVGQLRSVEIQVMPTDHDGHAGMGGTIEMLKFGDGTAVGRCEGEFNSRPVSEPKQLRIIELRYGIIRAQALSPRESLAFIEQVLGEI; from the coding sequence ATGGACAGGGTGACGGACGTGAACGGCGGGGTCGACGAGCCCGGCTGGGACGTCGATCCGGACGACGAGATCGCGCCGGTGGTGGAAATGGCGGGCGGCCAGCTCCGGCTCTGGCGCGAGGGCGCGGGGCTGCGGGTCGCGGAGTTCGGGCAGCGCATCGGGTACAGCGAGGACCTGATCCGCAAGGTGGAGCGCGGGGCGCGGATTCCCCGGCCGGAGTACCTGGACAAGGTGGACCAGGTGCTGGGGGCGGGCGGCAAGGTCGCGGCCATGAAGAAGATGCTGGCGGAGGCGCGGTACCCGAAGAAGGTTAGGGAGCTGGCGAAGCTGGAGGCGCAGGCGGTCGAACGTTCGGCGTACGGTAGTCACAACCTTCACGGGCTGTTGCAGACGGAGGAGTACGCACGGGCGTTGATCGAAACGCGACGTCCTGCCTACTCGTCGGATGAAGTGGAGCGGATGGTGGCAGCGCGTATCGCTCGCCATTCGATCTTCGAGCGCTCGTCGGCTCCTGAGCTCAGCTTCGTCCAGGAAGAGGTGACGCTGCGCCGCCCGATCGGGGGCAAGATGGTGTTGCGCCGTCAGCTCGAACGCCTCTTGGAGGTAGGGCAGTTGCGTAGCGTCGAGATCCAGGTGATGCCGACGGACCACGACGGTCACGCAGGGATGGGCGGCACGATCGAGATGCTGAAGTTCGGGGACGGTACGGCTGTGGGGCGCTGCGAGGGCGAGTTCAACAGCCGTCCGGTTTCCGAGCCGAAACAGTTGCGGATCATCGAACTGCGGTATGGCATCATCCGGGCCCAGGCTCTCTCGCCACGGGAGTCGCTGGCCTTCATCGAGCAAGTGCTGGGAGAGATATGA